The Caldicellulosiruptor acetigenus DNA window GCTGTAATCAAAGCCAACTTGTACAATGTAACAGCATCATCTACTGTTCTTTCAAAAGGAATCTCTCTTTTTACCCACTTTGAAGCAACCTTTTCTTTTAATGATTCTACATCCCATTTTGTAAGTTTCCCAAAATTTTTGCTGAGAGCTGCATAACCACATTCCCCGCAGACAATAACATCATACAAAAGAGGATTGACGCCCTTGTAGTAAACACAAAGGTCAGTATCCCTGCTCTCTATAAAAATTGCTGAACTTTTCACAAACGGTGCTTTGATTGGGCTGCCGCATACAGGGCACTCTAATGTTTTTTCATAAATGTCCATTTTTCTTATCCTCTCCCCTTAATCATAGACAGATGAAGAGACAGTCTCTTTTGCTTTTGTTCCAACCAGTATTACAGCATTTACAGGTTTATAATAGTCATAGGACAGAAGCTTTCTTTCTATTAACTTGCCATCTTTATAAACAAGCATATAAGTCTTTACTTTCAAGCCGTTTTGGGGTTTATTGGAAAGCTTTTCTACTCCTTGCGGAAGTGTTGGGTCATTCTTGTAAACCTTTTTATATGGTACTCTTTCGATTACTTCCGATTCGAACTTAACCACTTCACCCTTGTGATTATTTTTACCATAAAGGTTAACCGTCACAGTATTTTGGGAAGTATAACTTTCAACATAGATAGGTGCACTTGTTGTGTTCTTGAATTTAAAATCTATTGAACCTGAAGCAATTGTTGCATCCCTGCCAGGTGGCACGTACGAAATTAGAGCTGAATGAGGTGCTCTTTCCACAACCTTCAGCTGAGCCATCAAAACTGCATTGTACATAGTGGTTGCTATTTGACAAAGTCCACCACCAACACCGTCTACAAACTCGTTATTGACAATTACTTTGGCAATTTTAAAACCATTCTCAACCGTTACAGGTCCAATTGCCTTTGACAGTGAAAATACTTCGCCCGGCATCACTAAGCTACCATTTATCTTTTGCGCAGCCACCCTTATATTTTCGCTTCTTGCAACATTTGAACTATCAAACTTTGTGGTAAACGAACCTATTATTTCTTTTATTTTTGACAGCTCACTTGCTGTGATTCGCGGCATTACTTTTAAAAATCTTGCATAAACCTTGCCTTCTTGCTTGTTTTTAATCATATCTTTTAATTTATTCAAAAGATAGGCATAATCAAGTTTTTTCCCTACTCTCTCTGAAGTTATAACAAACTGGTCTCCTACTTTTTTGATACTTGCATTAACAGGCGATTGATAGTGTGTGTTGAAAAGCTCATCTACAAACTTTTTGAGTTTATCTTGATCATACTCAAAATTAAGTCTTATTATAACTGGATTTTCATAAACCTTTTTTATCTCTTTAAACCGTGTTGCAAGGTTGCCCTTTCTGCCAATTGAATATGCCTTTTCTACTGCCTTGTCTATATCCATCTTTATTCCAAGAGAAGAATACTCAAGAAAATAACTTTTGCCTTCAACTATAACTTCAATTTTTTTGTTC harbors:
- a CDS encoding VanW family protein; this encodes MRRYILIGIVVVLLIASTVLGYTLYNNVTKVLDTDRIYKGVYVEGVHLGGLTTEQALELLKKTYFEPLQNKKIEVIVEGKSYFLEYSSLGIKMDIDKAVEKAYSIGRKGNLATRFKEIKKVYENPVIIRLNFEYDQDKLKKFVDELFNTHYQSPVNASIKKVGDQFVITSERVGKKLDYAYLLNKLKDMIKNKQEGKVYARFLKVMPRITASELSKIKEIIGSFTTKFDSSNVARSENIRVAAQKINGSLVMPGEVFSLSKAIGPVTVENGFKIAKVIVNNEFVDGVGGGLCQIATTMYNAVLMAQLKVVERAPHSALISYVPPGRDATIASGSIDFKFKNTTSAPIYVESYTSQNTVTVNLYGKNNHKGEVVKFESEVIERVPYKKVYKNDPTLPQGVEKLSNKPQNGLKVKTYMLVYKDGKLIERKLLSYDYYKPVNAVILVGTKAKETVSSSVYD